The following proteins are co-located in the Sardina pilchardus chromosome 24, fSarPil1.1, whole genome shotgun sequence genome:
- the LOC134073110 gene encoding uncharacterized protein LOC134073110, whose protein sequence is MAHVSYNISNILTAYTQHCNKKDETYVWLQARIDDLISDYKDRLAIQISPARTKRDLLADVSGLFGSANSLANTYKITDQSQYSAWLANQVSTGFQHLTNSNQNIIKAVKSEAQALLTATHTLFNQTRIIEHALACRTYAQDLHTAARQELLDLRLGKPPRHALSDLIEILDLNRWIASEKMKNIHYSELLTALMMYTGNECTGCIGFFATFPLLHPEQVFPNSTTIRSLGVVVKNQVLKWDHITGYMTVKGTETLFSTRNCCHETSSYIVCTCNTLQPFSHNDTKLIQVQSLHGYADAIQVSSTQWCVLSEMNSFSYGGLTCPANHSFCLEVAEDFSMGQISILGKVPLDLDVSPWWEDTFYEEGTKALSDTMNLVEQVIQQTDYHLNQAQVQANLAKKTAEILASSTTRSAQYANTWWDWVFKGCVVASAVIFTITLLQCCYFRHLIRTLRRDTQTALLLGKLQPSALQRL, encoded by the coding sequence ATGGCACATGTTTCTTATAACATTTCCAATATACTgacagcatacacacaacatTGTAACAAAAAAGATGAGACCTATGTTTGGTTACAGGCACGGATTGATGATTTAATTTCTGACTACAAAGACAGGCTAGCTATCCAGATTTCACCCGCTAGAACAAAGCGAGACCTATTGGCAGACGTGTCAGGTCTCTTTGGCTCAGCCAATTCACTTGCCAACACATACAAAATAACAGATCAATCTCAATATTCAGCATGGTTGGCAAATCAGGTTTCTACCGGTTTCCAACACCTCACCAATAGCAACCAAAACATAATCAAAGCAGTCAAATCTGAGGCGCAGGCGCTTCTGACCGCTACTCACACACTTTTCAACCAAACACGTATCATCGAACATGCCTTAGCTTGTAGAACATATGCACAGGATTTACACACTGCCGCCAGACAAGAATTACTAGATTTGCGCTTAGGCAAACCACCTAGACATGCCTTAAGTGATCTCATAGAAATCTTAGACCTTAACAGGTGGATAGCgtcagaaaaaatgaaaaatatccATTATTCAGAGTTATTAACAGCATTGATGATGTATACTGGAAATGAATGTACCGGCTGTATTGGTTTCTTTGCTACTTTCCCTTTACTCCACCCTGAACAGGTGTTTCCAAATTCTACCACCATCCGCTCTCTCGGTGTAGTGGTAAAGAATCAGGTCTTAAAATGGGATCACATTACTGGGTATATGACTGTGAAGGGGACTGAGACATTGTTTTCCACTCGAAACTGTTGTCATGAAACGTCTAGCTATATTGTATGTACCTGTAATACTTTGCAACCTTTTTCCCATAATGATACCAAACTCATCCAAGTTCAGTCACTACATGGGTATGCTGATGCCATTCAGGTGTCAAGTACACAGTGGTGTGTGCTGAGCGAGATGAATTCCTTTTCCTATGGGGGATTGACCTGTCCAGCAAATCACAGCTTCTGCCTGGAAGTAGCTGAGGACTTTTCCATGGGGCAGATCAGCATCCTGGGCAAAGTTCCATTGGacctggacgtttctccctggTGGGAGGACACTTTCTACGAGGAGGGTACAAAGGCCCTTTCGGACACTATGAACCTTGTTGAACAGGTCATCCAGCAAACGGATTACCATCTCAACCAGGCACAAGTGCAGGCGAATCTGGCCAAAAAGACAGCTGAGATCCTGGCCAGCTCCACCACACGCTCTGCCCAGTATGCCAACACCTGGTGGGACTGGGTGTTCAAAGGATGCGTCGTCGCCAGTGCCGTGATCTTCACCATCACTCTACTCCAATGCTGTTACTTCAGACACCTCATCCGTACGCTGCGCAGAGACACGCAGACAGCCTTGCTACTTGGAAAACTACAACCATCAGCCCTACAAAGACTTTGA